In a genomic window of Ralstonia nicotianae:
- a CDS encoding MBL fold metallo-hydrolase has product MRLFPTLSMPARTARAAALAATLLATAGAVEAQTTAAAAPATQQRAQVPGYYRMALGDDVVTALYDGYVDLPAKTLLGLSAQSIQGLLARMFVSSTPGMQTAVNGYLIDAGSQRILVDTGSGTCFGPTMGGLLGNVRAAGYQPEQIDVVLLTHLHPDHACGLLTPQGQSAYPNAQVYVAAPEADFWLSEVVAASKPKDMQPFFKMARDAVAPYAAAGRLKPFKPGDEVLPGVRSVTANGHTPGHSGYLFASKGRSLLVWGDIVHSHAVQFQHPEVAMEFDVDPKQAVATRRRLFAEAAHDKLWVGGAHLPFPGLGHVRKDGKAYAWVPIEYGPLRTDRQD; this is encoded by the coding sequence TGTTCCCCACGCTTTCCATGCCCGCCCGGACGGCACGCGCCGCTGCCCTGGCGGCTACCTTGCTGGCTACCGCCGGTGCAGTCGAGGCACAGACCACGGCGGCGGCGGCGCCCGCCACGCAGCAGCGTGCGCAGGTGCCGGGCTACTACCGCATGGCGCTGGGTGACGATGTCGTGACCGCGCTGTATGACGGCTATGTCGACCTGCCCGCGAAGACGCTGCTGGGCTTGAGCGCGCAGTCGATCCAGGGCTTGCTCGCGCGGATGTTCGTGTCGTCCACGCCGGGCATGCAGACGGCGGTGAACGGCTATCTGATCGATGCCGGCAGCCAGCGGATCCTGGTCGACACCGGCTCCGGCACCTGCTTCGGCCCGACCATGGGTGGCCTGTTGGGCAATGTGCGCGCGGCGGGCTATCAGCCCGAGCAGATCGACGTGGTGCTGCTGACCCACCTGCATCCCGATCACGCCTGCGGGCTGCTGACGCCGCAGGGCCAGTCGGCGTACCCCAACGCGCAAGTCTACGTGGCCGCGCCGGAGGCAGACTTCTGGCTGAGCGAAGTCGTCGCGGCATCCAAGCCGAAGGACATGCAGCCCTTCTTCAAGATGGCGCGTGATGCCGTGGCGCCGTATGCCGCGGCCGGCCGGCTGAAACCGTTCAAGCCCGGCGACGAAGTGCTGCCGGGCGTGCGCTCGGTCACCGCCAACGGCCATACGCCGGGGCATAGCGGTTACCTGTTCGCTTCCAAGGGGCGCAGCCTGCTGGTGTGGGGCGACATCGTGCACAGCCATGCGGTGCAGTTCCAGCATCCGGAAGTCGCCATGGAGTTCGACGTCGATCCGAAGCAGGCCGTTGCCACGCGCCGCAGGCTGTTCGCGGAGGCCGCGCACGACAAACTGTGGGTGGGCGGCGCGCACCTGCCGTTCCCCGGCCTGG